One part of the Bacillus sp. FJAT-45350 genome encodes these proteins:
- a CDS encoding terpene cyclase/mutase family protein → MKQQVKSSIDYLSNNLRTMQSNDGSWRFCFEGGPVTDAYMIILLRSLEYNDEWLIQKLVERLLKTQDKNGTWKIFHDEKEGNLSAAVEAYYGLLFSGYVDKSSSTMQQAKRFINEQGGLTNTNSLTKTMLALTGQIPWPKHLQLPIESILLPPSAPINFYEFVGYTRVHIAPILITSNLNYQYKTIRTPDLSDLINDRFPNDIEFNSENTRFILSTIKKEINKLLELPQNIRKLAITKAEQYMLERIEPDGTLYSYFGATFNMIFALLALGYPKDHYLIKGAITGLNNLLCLSNKTYLIEYSTSTVWDTSLTSFALQNAGVDESDDMIQLASEYLLSRQQIKFGDWALNNQNTLPGGWGFSDINTIQPDVDDTAASLRALKKTILHQPQFKESWSLGLNWVLSMQNNDGGWAAFEKNIDNKLISLLPFDAASRTLIDPSTIDLTGRTLEFLGDDANLRLPHPQVEKASQWLLANQEKDGSWYGRWGICYIYGTWSAIKGLIACGTRSTHPSIIKGVEWLLSIQNDDGGWGESCYSDLEKKYIPLNASTPSQTAWALDALITAHDQPIEAIDKGISNLITSIDKDKWTKEYPTGGAFQGIFIFVIIVITTFGLCSL, encoded by the coding sequence TTGAAACAACAAGTAAAATCATCGATTGACTACCTTTCAAACAATTTAAGAACGATGCAATCAAATGATGGTTCTTGGCGTTTCTGCTTTGAAGGTGGGCCAGTAACCGATGCATATATGATTATTTTGTTACGCTCTTTAGAGTACAATGACGAATGGCTTATTCAAAAGCTAGTAGAAAGATTGCTTAAAACTCAAGATAAGAACGGAACTTGGAAGATATTTCACGATGAGAAAGAAGGAAATCTTTCAGCGGCTGTAGAAGCATATTATGGACTACTATTTTCAGGTTATGTTGATAAATCATCAAGCACCATGCAACAAGCAAAGAGATTTATTAACGAACAAGGTGGTCTTACAAATACAAATAGCCTCACGAAAACAATGCTTGCTCTAACAGGACAAATACCATGGCCAAAACATTTACAACTCCCGATTGAATCTATACTTCTCCCTCCTTCTGCACCAATTAATTTTTATGAATTTGTGGGTTACACTCGTGTTCATATTGCTCCTATACTTATCACCTCTAATTTAAATTACCAATATAAAACGATACGAACTCCTGATTTATCAGACTTAATTAACGACCGTTTTCCAAACGATATAGAATTTAATTCAGAAAATACCAGGTTTATCTTAAGCACAATAAAGAAAGAAATAAATAAGTTACTAGAATTGCCTCAAAATATAAGGAAACTAGCGATAACAAAGGCTGAGCAATATATGTTAGAACGTATCGAACCAGATGGGACACTTTACAGTTATTTCGGAGCAACTTTCAATATGATTTTTGCCTTACTAGCACTTGGCTACCCTAAAGACCATTATTTAATTAAAGGTGCAATAACCGGATTAAATAATCTACTATGTCTTTCTAATAAAACATATTTAATTGAGTATAGTACATCGACTGTTTGGGATACTTCATTAACTAGTTTCGCACTTCAAAATGCTGGAGTAGATGAGTCGGACGACATGATTCAGCTAGCATCGGAATACCTACTTTCTCGGCAACAAATCAAGTTTGGAGATTGGGCTTTAAATAATCAAAACACCCTACCTGGTGGATGGGGATTTTCTGATATTAATACCATTCAACCGGATGTGGATGATACGGCTGCTTCGTTACGAGCACTAAAAAAAACAATCCTACATCAACCACAATTTAAAGAAAGCTGGTCCCTTGGGCTAAACTGGGTATTATCCATGCAAAATAATGACGGAGGTTGGGCAGCTTTTGAAAAAAATATAGACAACAAACTAATTTCACTTCTACCTTTCGACGCTGCTAGTAGAACCTTAATCGATCCTTCTACTATTGACTTAACAGGACGAACGCTTGAATTTCTCGGAGACGATGCTAATTTACGCTTACCTCATCCTCAAGTTGAAAAAGCGTCTCAGTGGTTACTTGCAAATCAAGAAAAAGATGGCTCTTGGTACGGACGTTGGGGAATTTGTTACATTTATGGCACCTGGTCAGCGATAAAAGGTTTGATAGCGTGTGGAACTAGGTCCACCCACCCATCTATAATAAAAGGGGTTGAATGGTTACTCTCTATACAAAACGATGATGGAGGTTGGGGGGAATCCTGCTATAGTGATTTGGAAAAAAAGTATATACCACTTAATGCGAGTACTCCTTCACAAACAGCATGGGCATTAGATGCATTAATTACAGCTCACGACCAACCAATAGAAGCTATCGATAAAGGAATATCTAATTTGATAACGTCAATTGATAAAGATAAATGGACTAAAGAATACCCAACAGGGGGGGCATTCCAGGGTATTTTTATATTCGTTATCATAGTTATAACTACATTTGGCCTTTGCTCACTTTAA
- a CDS encoding TRAP transporter large permease: MEWWQLLLVILISLIGLMFLRVPVAFAFLMVNIVASFFIWGGEKGLTLLITSIENSLTNFSLLPIPLFILMGEIMFRAGIAPRMIETVDKWLGKLPGRLSLLAVGGGTLLSTLTASTMASTAMLGSTLIPEMEKQKYHKSMAMGPILGSGVLAVMIPPSALGVLLASMGQISVGAFLIAIIIPGILMAVLYTIFIIVWAKMNPHLAPAYDIQETPFIEKVTATMKYILPLGLIVFFVIGFMFLGIATPTEAAAMGVIASMILAICYRKLTLDVLIQSLSGTMKITVMILIVVSASTAFSQILSFSGATRNLVNLVGGFEFAPVIILLILLLTVIVLGTFLESLSIMMLVIPIFFPIVAALDFNLLWFAVLLLITIEIGTITPPFGVGLFVMKGVAPKGTKMLDIYTAAVPYILLQVLLLVLVILFPTIVTWLPDIMRN; encoded by the coding sequence GTGGAGTGGTGGCAACTTTTATTAGTCATATTAATTAGTTTGATAGGTTTGATGTTTTTAAGAGTGCCAGTTGCTTTTGCATTTTTAATGGTAAATATTGTAGCCTCTTTTTTTATATGGGGCGGAGAAAAAGGTTTAACACTATTAATTACGAGTATTGAAAACTCGTTAACCAATTTTTCACTTCTCCCTATTCCACTTTTTATCTTAATGGGAGAGATTATGTTTCGTGCGGGTATAGCTCCTAGAATGATAGAAACAGTTGATAAATGGCTCGGAAAGCTTCCAGGACGATTAAGTTTGCTAGCGGTAGGTGGTGGTACGCTCCTATCTACACTAACGGCTTCAACCATGGCGAGTACAGCTATGTTAGGTTCAACATTGATTCCAGAGATGGAAAAGCAAAAATATCATAAATCAATGGCAATGGGACCTATACTAGGAAGTGGTGTACTTGCAGTTATGATCCCACCGAGTGCACTGGGTGTGTTACTTGCCTCTATGGGGCAAATATCAGTTGGTGCTTTCTTAATTGCTATTATCATTCCAGGCATTTTAATGGCAGTATTATACACGATATTTATCATTGTTTGGGCTAAAATGAACCCTCACTTAGCACCAGCCTATGATATACAAGAAACTCCTTTTATTGAAAAGGTAACAGCAACAATGAAATATATCTTACCTTTAGGACTAATTGTATTTTTTGTGATAGGGTTTATGTTTTTAGGAATTGCTACTCCTACAGAAGCTGCTGCGATGGGCGTCATTGCTAGTATGATTCTGGCTATATGTTATCGTAAACTTACATTGGACGTACTCATTCAATCCCTATCTGGAACAATGAAGATAACTGTAATGATTTTAATTGTTGTGTCTGCATCTACTGCTTTTAGTCAAATATTATCATTCTCGGGAGCAACTAGAAATTTAGTAAATTTAGTGGGAGGGTTTGAGTTTGCACCAGTAATAATCTTACTAATCCTTCTTCTAACCGTTATTGTATTAGGTACTTTTTTAGAGTCTTTATCAATAATGATGTTAGTCATTCCGATCTTTTTCCCGATTGTTGCAGCGTTAGATTTTAACCTGTTGTGGTTTGCAGTACTTTTATTGATTACGATTGAAATAGGTACCATCACTCCACCTTTTGGTGTTGGGTTATTTGTCATGAAAGGTGTTGCTCCAAAAGGAACAAAAATGTTAGACATATATACGGCTGCAGTTCCGTATATTTTGTTGCAAGTACTATTGTTAGTTCTTGTAATCTTATTCCCGACAATCGTAACATGGCTTCCAGATATCATGAGAAATTGA
- a CDS encoding TRAP transporter small permease, translating to MLTKVSKALDITENLLAAIGAILLLFVTFSVVFEIFSRYFFSHSFLWTKEITEYSLLYIPFLGAAWLLRTNGHITIDIIDMATNPQVQRIISIFVSLVGLFISCILVYFGTVTTLDLYKRGVTSISVLSIPQVYVYLIIPIGSFVLGLEFTRKLLIDIQKCRGNS from the coding sequence ATGCTTACTAAAGTATCAAAGGCTCTTGATATCACTGAAAATCTTCTCGCAGCAATTGGTGCGATACTGTTACTATTTGTGACTTTCTCCGTCGTATTCGAAATCTTCTCGAGATATTTTTTCAGTCATTCTTTTCTATGGACAAAAGAAATAACAGAATATAGTTTGTTATATATTCCCTTTTTAGGTGCAGCGTGGTTATTGCGTACAAATGGACATATTACAATCGACATAATCGACATGGCTACTAATCCTCAAGTACAACGTATAATAAGTATTTTTGTATCCCTAGTAGGATTGTTTATCAGCTGTATTTTAGTTTACTTTGGGACGGTCACCACTCTTGACCTCTACAAACGTGGTGTAACGAGTATATCTGTCTTAAGTATCCCCCAAGTCTATGTCTATTTAATTATACCAATAGGTTCCTTCGTCTTAGGGTTAGAATTTACTCGGAAACTTCTTATCGATATACAAAAGTGTAGGGGAAACTCATAA